Proteins encoded together in one Porites lutea chromosome 2, jaPorLute2.1, whole genome shotgun sequence window:
- the LOC140928177 gene encoding EKC/KEOPS complex subunit TP53RK-like, with product MASAVSDSTTWRLLKQGAEARVYKTEFYNKNAIVKERFSKAYRHPSLDEKLTHRRTNQEVRSMLRCRKAGICTPAVFFVDYTTHCIYMEEIENSETARDHINNLLGNPGEKSEQILQILAEKIGSCLADMHNVDCIHGDLTTSNILLKTGAENIILIDFGLSFISALTEDKGVDLYVLERAFLSTHPNTEELFKIILESYRKKANKAEEVIKKLDEVRLRGRKRTMVG from the coding sequence ATGGCGTCTGCAGTGAGCGATTCCACCACATGGCGATTGTTAAAACAAGGCGCAGAGGCACGTGTTTACAAAACAGAGTTTTACAACAAAAACGCCATAGTGAAGGAGAGATTTTCAAAAGCTTACAGGCATCCTTCCCTGGATGAAAAGCTCACACATCGAAGAACCAACCAAGAGGTTCGCTCCATGCTTCGGTGCCGGAAAGCTGGTATTTGTACTCCCGCTGTTTTCTTCGTGGACTACACCACTCACTGCATTTACATGGAAGAGATAGAGAACAGTGAAACGGCTCGCGATCACATCAACAATCTTTTAGGCAACCCAGGAGAGAAATCGGAGCAGATATTGCAAATTCTAGCAGAGAAAATAGGTTCGTGCTTGGCTGATATGCACAATGTGGATTGCATCCACGGTGATCTCACCACGTCGAATATCTTGTTAAAGACCGGTGCTGAGAACATTATTCTCATAGACTTCGGCCTGAGTTTTATATCAGCTTTAACTGAGGATAAAGGTGTTGATCTGTACGTTTTGGAAAGAGCTTTTCTCAGCACTCATCCAAATACCGAAGAGCTATTCAAGATTATTTTGGAAAGTTACAGAAAGAAAGCTAACAAGGCTGAAGAGGTAATCAAGAAATTAGATGAAGTGAGGCTGAGAGGAAGGAAGAGAACCATGGTTGGATGA